GCGCGGCGGCGCGGGGGGCGCGGCGGCTTTTTGCGGGGGCGCCTGCTCCAGGGCGTGGTCAAACGCCGCCGCCAGGGTCTCCGCCACCCGCACGCTCCGGTACCGATCGTCCGTGGCGGACACCATGGTCCACGGCGCGTGGGGGGTGGAGGTCTCCCGGAGCATGTCCTCCGCGAGGGCGAGATACTCCGCATACCGTTTGTGCCGCGTCTTTTCCGGCTCCCCCACCTTCCAGGCAAAGGCGGAGTCCCTCTTCAGCGCCTTGAAGCGGCGCGCCTGCTCCTCGCGGCTGATGTGCAGGAAGAACTTCACAATGACCGCGCCGTCGTCTGTGAGCTGGCGCTCGAAGACGCGGATGCGCTCATAGGCCGTCTGGAGCGCCGCGCGCTCCGCGCCGTTCTCCAGCGGCTCGTTCCAGACCCGGCGGTACCAGCTATGGTTGTACACCGCCATGGCGCCCCGCGCCGGAAGCAGGTTCCAGAACCGCCACATGGGGGGAAACATGCCCTCCAGCGGCGTGGCCGGGCCGACATGGTGCACCTTGAACCCGCGCGGGTCCAGGGGCTGGAGCAGGCGTCCGAGGGCGGAACCCTTGCCCGCCGCGTCCCACCCCTCGAAAACCACCAGCACGGGAATGCCCGCCGCGCGCAACAGCCGCTGGGCCGCGCCGAGCCGGAGGTCCAGCGCCTCCTGCGCCTCCCGGTACACCTCCTTGTCCAGCGTGGCCGAAAGGTTGACCGTTTCGAGCATGGGGCTTGCCCTCCATCCCGCGCAACAGGTATGCTTGAAGCATGGACGCCGGCGCGAAGCGCCCGGCGGACACCCCCATGATAGCACAGCCGCATACACACCGCGTCCCGGCCGCCCTCCCCCAGGAGCGCCGCCGCGCCCAGGGAGGCTTCCCATGAAAGTTGGCATCATCGGCTTTGCCCGGTCCGGCAAGACCACCGTGTTCAACGCCCTTACGGGCGCAAAGGCCGCCGTGGGCGCCTATGGCAGCCGCGAGGCGAACGTGGCGGTGATCAAGGTGCCCGACGCGCGGGTGGACCGGCTGGCGGAGATACACAAGCCGAAAAAGAAAACCTACGCGGAAATCGAGTTTCTCGACATCGCCCCAAACGAGGCGGCGGGCGAGCAGAAGGCCCTGGACGGCAACGCCCTGAACGTGCTGAAGAACGTGGACGCCCTGGTCCATGTGGTGCGCGCCTTCGACAATGAGGCGGTGAGCCACCCCATGGACCGCGTGGACCCCGTCCGCGACGTGCGCCTGCTGGAGGAGGAGCTCCAACTGGTGGACCTCATCATCATCGAGCGGCGGGTGGAGCGGCTGGAAAAAGAGCACCGGAAGGACCGCGAATACGAGCTGATGGTCCGGTGCAAGGCGCATCTCGAGGGCGGCGCGCCCCTGCGCACCCTGGAACTGGACCCCGCCGAACAGACCCTGCTCCGCAGTTTCACCTTCCTCTCGCAGAAGCCCCTCATGCTGCTGGGCAACTACGGGGACGCGAAAATCGGCGAGGACGACCCGGCGGGGATCGGGGCCGTGGCCGCCGAACTGGGCCTCACCCTCATCGCCCTCTGCGGCGCCATGGAGATGGAGGTGTCGCAGCTTCCCGACGAGGACCGGGCCGCCTTCCGCGAGGAACTGGGCCTGGGCGAGGAGTCGCGCACCCGGTTCATCCAGGCGGCCTACGGCATGCTGGGCCTCATGAGTTTCCTCACGGCGGGCGAGCCGGAGGTGCGCGCGTGGACCATCCGGAAGGGCACCCGCGCCGTGGACGCCGCCGGGGTCATCCATTCCGACATCCAGCGGGGCTTCATCCGCGCGGAAACCGTGGCCTACGACCACTTCATCGAATGCGGCTCCATGGCCAAGGCGAAAGAGAAAGGCTGGGTGCGGCTGGAGGGCAAGGAATACATCGTGCAGGACGGGGACATTCTACTGTTCCGGTTCAACGTGTAGGCGCGAAAAAAAAGGGGACTAATTAACCGATTGGCGCAGGGACATTTGTTTTTGTCTTG
This genomic stretch from Candidatus Hydrogenedentota bacterium harbors:
- the ychF gene encoding redox-regulated ATPase YchF, with the protein product MKVGIIGFARSGKTTVFNALTGAKAAVGAYGSREANVAVIKVPDARVDRLAEIHKPKKKTYAEIEFLDIAPNEAAGEQKALDGNALNVLKNVDALVHVVRAFDNEAVSHPMDRVDPVRDVRLLEEELQLVDLIIIERRVERLEKEHRKDREYELMVRCKAHLEGGAPLRTLELDPAEQTLLRSFTFLSQKPLMLLGNYGDAKIGEDDPAGIGAVAAELGLTLIALCGAMEMEVSQLPDEDRAAFREELGLGEESRTRFIQAAYGMLGLMSFLTAGEPEVRAWTIRKGTRAVDAAGVIHSDIQRGFIRAETVAYDHFIECGSMAKAKEKGWVRLEGKEYIVQDGDILLFRFNV
- the pap gene encoding polyphosphate:AMP phosphotransferase is translated as MLETVNLSATLDKEVYREAQEALDLRLGAAQRLLRAAGIPVLVVFEGWDAAGKGSALGRLLQPLDPRGFKVHHVGPATPLEGMFPPMWRFWNLLPARGAMAVYNHSWYRRVWNEPLENGAERAALQTAYERIRVFERQLTDDGAVIVKFFLHISREEQARRFKALKRDSAFAWKVGEPEKTRHKRYAEYLALAEDMLRETSTPHAPWTMVSATDDRYRSVRVAETLAAAFDHALEQAPPQKAAAPPAPPRRSGPLDHVDLDLSVEKAEYEKRLPKLQTELRRLQHLCYLRRKPVVLAFEGWDAAGKGGAIKRLTRELDPRGYEVIPVAAPDGAEKLHHHLWRFWRALPKAGHFTLFDRTWYGRVLVERVEGFATPEAWQRAYREINEFEAELTEYGVVVLKFWLHIGKDEQLRRFEARRETPEKSWKITEEDWRNREKWDAYHAAVSAMLEQTSTVQAPWTIVEGNDKRHARLKVLQTAADRVRAALGEK